TTAGCAAAAGATAGAATAATTACCGCGGTTCATAAGCATTACACGATCGGGGAATGGACTGATTTTCTGAAAGATAAGCCCGACGAATTATATAATTATATCGCTTTAAGCACCGGAACAGGAAAGGCGGATGAAGAAAAGATAAAAAAAATTTGTGAACTCCATCCTAAAATTCAGTTTCTCTGCATTGACGTGGCAAACGGATATTCCGAGCATTTTGTATCGTTTGTGAAGCAGGCGCGGCAAAATTTTCCCGATAAAATAATAATAGCCGGAAACGTGGTGACCGGCGAAATGGTGGAAGAACTGCTTTTGGCCGGCGCAGATATTATTAAGGTCGGCATTGGTCCCGGTTCCGTGTGTACTACCCGTGTAAAAACCGGTGTCGGTTATCCGCAACTTTCCGCAATTATTGAATGTGCCGATGCAGCGCACGGTTTGAAAGGCCACATCATCGGAGACGGCGGCTGTAAAGTACCGGGAGATGTGGCAAAGGCGTTCGGTGGCGGTGCAGATTTTGTGATGCTCGGCGGAATGTTTGCCGGACACGACGAGAGCGGCGGCGAAATGATGGAAGAAAACGGAAAAAAATACCGACTTTTCTACGGCATGAGTTCCAAAACCGCGATGGACAAACATTCTGGTGGCGTTGCTGAATACCGTGCTTCCGAGGGAAAAACAGTGAAAGTTCCGTATAAAGGTCCGGTTTCAGAAACGGTAAAAGATATTTTGGGCGGCGTACGCTCAACCTGCACGTATGTAGGCGCTTCGGAATTAAGAGAACTGTCAAAAAGGACGACTTTTATCCGTGTTCAGGAGCAGGAAAATCAGATTTTTAAAGATTAGCAGCTGCCACTGCTGCACTGAATTAAATTTTTCAATCGGCATTAAAAAGGTTTTTTTAAAACAATCTGAGCTGCTGCTCCTTTGAGCCTGTAAAATGTTCAGTTGCAAGTGGGGCAATGTGTTTTCCGTGAAAGTATTTCCTGCGTGCGAGTGCAAAAGTCTGGTGAATCATTTCTGCAATGTTTCCTTCGCCTTTATAACGTTCAAAATATCTTTTTTCGCCGAGATTTCCGGCACGCATCGAACGAATCAGATTTAAAACTTTTTGCGAACGCTCCGGGAAATGCGCATTTACCCATTGCACAAAAACCGGCTCTACAGTATCATTAAGCCGGATAAGAGCGTGATGGGCACTTTTGGCACCCAGCTCGGAAACGGTTTTATAAATATTCAACCCTTCCTCCGAATTGAGTCCGGGGATTACCGGCGCTGCCATAACATTCACCGGAATTCCGTTTTGCGATAAGATTTCGAGCGCTTTCAGTTTATTTTTAACTGAGGAAGTTCGTGGCTCCATCACTTTTCTTAAATCTTCATTAATCGTCGGAATGCTCAAATTCACCGAAACCAGATTTTTTTCGGCTAACTGTATCAGCAAGTCCAAATCTCTTAAAATCAGTGCGTTTTTGGTGATGAATGAGACAGGGTGACGGTAATCTAAAAATACCTGAAGCAGTTTTCGGGTGATTTCAAGTTTTCTTTCAACAGGCTGATAAGGGTCAGTATTTCCCGACATCACAATGGTTTTCGGTGTGTAACCTCTTTTCTTAAAGAATTTTTCTAAAAGCTCGGGAGCGTTTTTCTTCACCATAATTTTCCTTTCAAAATCAATTCCGGCAGAAAATCCCCAATACTCGTGCGTTGGCCTTGCAAAGCAATAAGAGCAGCCGTGTTCGCAACCCTGATATGGATTTAAAGAATATTCCATAGATAAATCCGGGCTTTTTACAGGATTCACTATGGACTTTGGAAACACTTCAGTGAAGGTCGTTTTCACGGTTTCAAAATCTTCATCTTCAGGCTCATAAGTGTATTTGTCGAAACGGTTTATGACGTTTCGCTGCGCACCCTGTCCTTTGATGTGATTGCTTCGTTCCATTTTATAAGAAACAAAGATAGTGATGTAATTTAACATAATAATAAATATTTGAGCTATATTTTATATCAAGATATAAATCCTGTAAACGCTATACTCCTTGCTAAACTTAGTCCTTATATTTAAAAAAGTAAAGCCTGCTCAACCGAACAGGCTTTTAATATTAATTGTAAGATGCTTAAGCTTTTTCAGTTACTGAAGCTTCTTTTTCCAGCGCATCTTTCGAGTCGTTCAGCCTCAGTACTACTGTTTCATTTTCAGAAATCTGCTTATTGACTAAAAGTTCTGCCAATAAATCTTCGATGTATTTCTGTACGGCACGTTTCAGCGGCCTTGCTCCGAAATCTTTGTCCCAGCCTTTCTCCGCGATAAAATCTTTGGCTTCATCGGTAAGTTCAACTTTGTAGCCAAGTTTTTCAAGCCTGCCATAAAGTTTGGAAAGCTCAAGATCAATGATTTTTCTGATGTCTTCCTGTTGAAGCGAATTGAAAATAATGATGTCATCAATCCTGTTGAGGAATTCAGGAGCAAAGGCTTTTTTCAAGGCATTTTCGATTGTCGCTCTCGCTCTCGCGTCAGACGTTGATTTTTTAGCACTTGTGCCGAAACCGACTCCGTCACCAAAATCTTTCAAATCTCTGGTCCCGATGTTTGAAGTAAGGATGATAATCGTGTTTCTGAAATCGATTTTTCTTCCCAAAGAATCGGTCACATGGCCTTCATCCAAAATTTGGAGAAGAATATTGAAAACATCCGGATGGGCTTTTTCAATCTCATCTAATAACACAACGGCGTAAGGTTTTCTTCTTACCGCTTCGGTCAGTTGTCCGCCTTCTTCGTAGCCCACATATCCCGGAGGCGCACCAACCAATCTTGATACGGCAAATTTTTCCATATATTCACTCATATCAATACGGATTAATGCCTCATCTGAATCGAAAAGTTCGCGAGCCATTACTTTCGCCAATTCGGTTTTACCCACACCGGTTGTACCAAGGAAAATAAATGTTCCGATCGGGCGGTTCGGATCTTTCAGTCCGGCACGGTTTCTTTGTATCGCTTTCACGACTTTTTTCACCGCATCTTCCTGTCCGATTACTTTTCCGTTTAATTTATCATCCATCTGGGCGAGTTTATCCAACTCATTTTTACCGACTTTAGTTACCGGTACACCGCTCATCATAGAAACCACTTCGGCCACATTTTCCTCGGTTACGGTTTCTTTTTTCTCCTTTACATCTTTGTCCCATTTTTCCTGAGCTGCAGAAAGTTCCATTACCAGACGCTCCTCCTCATCTTTCAGTTTTCTGGCTTCAAGATAATCCTGGGCTTTTACGGCCTGCTGTTTCTGTTCCTTGATCTCTTCTATTTTCTTTTCATTTTTAATGATCTCTGTAGGCACTTTCATGTTTTTGATGTAAACACGAGAACCAGCTTCGTCCATCGCATCAATAGCTTTGTCCGGAAGGAAACGGTCGGTAATATATCTCGAAGTAAGATTCACACACGCTGCAATCGCCTCATCAGTGTAGGTTACGTTGTGGTGATCTTCGTATTTATCTTTAATCTGATTTAAAATCTGAATGGTTTCCTCAATGGAAGTTGGCTCTACCATAACTTTCTGGAAACGTCTCTCCAAAGCACCGTCTTTCTCGATGTACTGCCTGTATTCATCAAGTGTTGTAGCACCGATGCACTGAATTTCGCCTCTTGCCAGCGCAGGTTTGAACATATTTGATGCGTCTAAACTTCCGGTAGAACTTCCCGCTCCAACAATCGTATGCAATTCATCAATGAAAAGAATGACATCACGGTTTTTTTCGAGTTCGGTCATGATGGCTTTCATACGTTCCTCAAACTGCCCGCGGTACTTTGTGCCGGCAACCAAACTTGCCAAATCCAAAGTAATCACACGTTTTCCGTAAAGAACCCTCGAAACTTTTTTCTGATGAATTCTAAGCGCCAAACCTTCTGCGATGGCAGATTTACCAACGCCCGGCTCACCAATTAAAAGTGGATTGTTTTTCTTTCTTCTGGAGAGAATCTGCGAAACGCGTTCAATTTCCTTCTCACGGCCGATTACCGGATCAAGCTTGCCGTCTTTAGCCAAAGCGGTTAAATCCCTACCGAAATTATCCAGCGTAGGCGTTTTGCTCTTCCCTGTTCCGATATTACCGGTGGGTCTGCGCATCTGTCCGTATTCTTCACGCTCATCATCATCGTCGTAAGCACTCATTTTCGGTCCTTCGCCGGAATTTTTAAGCATGGTCTGATATTCTCTGGAAACTCTTTCATAATCTACGTCATAAGCTCCTAAAATACTGGAAGTAGGATCTTCGAACTTGTAAAGAATTCCAAGAAGAAGATGAACTGTATTAATTTCACCGCTGCGGTATTGCCTGCATTCCAGCTCAGCACGTTTTACTGCCTGATCTGCCATTTTTGTAAAAGAAATGTTTGAAACCTCTTCCGCCAAAGGGTTGATGCCGGAAACGTTCATCGTTTCAATTTTTCTTCTGATTTGTGTAAGGTCGGCATTCAGGTTCTGAAGGATTTCCCGTGCAGAGTTATCAGTTTTGATGATGCCCAGCAGCAGGTGCTCTGTGTTCAGGAACTCACTTTTCAGTCTTCGTGCCTCGTTTTTGCTTTGTTTGAACACTTTGTCCAAACCGTCTGAAAACTTATAATCCATAATTTGGTCTCATAATTTAATATAAAGGTAGTTATTTCTGCCTTTATGTTCTCCAAAAGTTACAAATACTTTACCAAAACTTAAAAAATGACGATATGGCAGAAACCCAGGCTATATCTCCTTGAAAATGATTACATTTGCAGCCCAATAATTATCTTTATGACACCAGAAATTGCCAGCTATATCGGTTATGCAGCCTCTTTTTTTATCATATTGAGCTTTATGCTGAAAGATTTAAGAAAAGTGAGGCTTGTTAATCTTCTGGGCTGTATATGTTTTGTAATTTATGGCATTTTTATTGGCATGCTGTGGCCGGTAATCATTCCGAACGCAATTCTGTGTATTATACAGGTTTTTCATCTTTTGAAAAAATGATTAATTTGTAGATGTGAAAGTTATAGTCTGCGTATTCAATAATCTTTATACCGACCAACGTGTAGAAAAAGTCTGCAGATCGCTGCTCGAAAACGGTTATCAAATCGAACTTATCGGCAGTTCATGGGGCGGACTTCCCGAGATGAACCGCCCGTATACTTTTCACCGAATAAATTTAAACGCCAGAAATCTAAAGCTGGCCTATCCTGAATTTAACCTTAAATTATATCGTGAACTTTTAAAAAGGGCTGATAAAAATACAGTTCTGCTTGCAAATGATTTGGATACGCTTGCTGCGAGCTATTTAGTTTCAAAAAAATTAAATGTTCCCCTGGTTTATGACAGCCATGAAATTTTTACAGAGATGCCGGCCGTTAACGGAAGGTTTACCCAGAAAATATGGCGAAAACTGGAAAGAAATCTGGTTCCAAAAATTAATTATATGATAACGGCAAGCGACAGCTATGCCACCTGGTTTGAAAATAAGTATCATATAAAAAAGCCGGTTGTGGTTCAGAATTTTCCGGTTAAGATTTCGCATTCCGATGATACTTCAACTGAAAATTACCCAAAAATCATCCTTTATCAGGGTGTCATTAATCCTTCAAGAGGTCTGGACAAGGTTATTCCGGCAATGAAAACGATCGGGAACGCTCAGCTATGGATTGTGGGAGACGGCCCCAAGCGAAAAGAATATGAAGCATTAACCAAATCTAATAAACTTGAACAGAAAATAAAGTTTTTCGGTAAATTGCCACCGTCTGAATTAAGAAAACTCACTGTAAAAGCTGATGTGGGCTTAAGCATCGAAGAAAATAACGGCGAAAGCTACTACTATTCTTTACCAAATAAAATATCAGATTATATACAGGCGGGGATCCCGATTGTGGTTTCAAATTTCCCTGAAATGAAAAGAATTATTGAACAATTTGAGGTTGGGGAATGTATAACGAACCACTCTGAACAGGAACTTTCAAGCAAAATCACCAGGGTTCTTACAAAAGGAAAAAAGTTTTACTCGGAAGGGCTTGTATCAGCTGCTGCCCAGCTTTGCTGGGAAAACGAAGAGCCGAAACTGATTGAATTGTTTAAAAAAGTGCAAACAGAAAACTTTCAGTAATTTTGCAAAATGACCATCAAGGAAAAACAGCAGGAAATTGTAAAAGATTTTGAGTTTCTGGACGACTGGGAACAGAAATACGAATATATCATTGATCTCGGCAAAGAACTAAAAGCCTTGCCGGAAGATAAAAAGACCGATGAAAACCTCATCAAAGGCTGCCAAAGCAAAGTCTGGATCGACGCTGAATTCAAAGACGGAAAACTTTATTTCAATGCAGACAGTGACGGTATTTTGCCCAAAGGCATCGTTTCGCTTCTGGTTTCCATCTACAGCGGGCATCCTACGAAAGAAATTCTGGATTCTGATTTCGATTTCATCTCACAAATCGGCTTGCAGGAATTCCTTTCACCATCGCGCGCCAACGGACTGATGGCGATGACCAAGCAGATTAAGTTTTACGCAGTAGCCTACCAGTTGAAATCTTGACACGGATTCTTGCATACCGGTTCTCTGCCTTTGGTGATGTAGCGATGACGGCGCCTGTTTTCCGGGAGTTCCTGGAGCAGAACCCCGATGTGGAACTTGTCTTTGTTTCCCGGAAAAATTTCTCCGCCATTTTTGATGATATCTCCAACCTGAAGTTTAAAGGTGTTGATTTGGATGATTACAAAGGTTTTCTTGGCTTAAGGCGCCTTGCAAGAGAATTGATAAAAGAATTTCAGCCCGATTATATTGCAGACTTGCACGATGTTATCCGCACCAAAATTCTTAAGAAAATTTTTCAAGCAAAAGGGTACAAAATTTCTTTTATAAACAAAGGAAAAGAAGAAAAAGAGGAGCTGACTGATGTTTGGAACCTTAACAAGAAAAAGCTCAAAAGTAATATAGAGCGTTACGCAGATGTCTTCCGGAATTTGGGTTACAGTGTAAACTTATCACATCATTACAGAAGTAAAAGTTCTGTAAAAGAGGGAATTGGCGTAGCACCTTTCGCACAGCATAAAGGCAAAATGTTGCCTCTGGAAAAATCTTTTGAACTCGCTAAAATCCTTTCAAAAACTCATAAAATTTACTTTTTTGGTGGCGGAAAGGAAGAAACTGAAATTTTAAACACCTGGGCACAGAAGCTCCCAAATACCGAAAGTCTTGCGGGCAAGCTCTCATTGAAAGAAGAACTCCAAAAAATCGCTGAACTTGAGGTGATGATATCAATGGATTCAGCCAATATGCATTTGGCGAGTTTGGTAGGCACGCGCTGTATTTCAATCTGGGGCTCCACGCACCATTTTGCCGGATTTTTAGGTTACGGACAAAGTGATGATGATATTGTTGAAGTTAAGGACCTGACTTGCCGCCCATGCTCTGTTTTTGGTGATAAAGAATGCTACCGCGGTGATTACGCCTGTCTGGAAGAAATTGACATTCAAAAAATCGTTGAAAAAGTTTGAAACTTTCAGTCTGCATACCGGTCTATAACTTTGATGTACGGGAATTGGTCCGCGACCTGCAAAAAGAAATTACAAAGTATCAAATTAATGCGGAAATCCTCCTGATTGATGATGCCTCTGACCAACATTATGTCCTAATTAATAAAGGAATAGAAAATGAAGTTGAGAACTTTGTTTTTCTTGAAAAAAATGTCGGCCGGTCACAGATCCGGAATTTATTCCTTTATTATGCCAGTGGCGACTACCTTCTGTTTCTGGACTGCGACGGCAAAATTACAAATCCTCATTTCCTTAAAAATTACTTAAGCTACATCGAAAAAAATAATGTTAAAGCGGTTTATGGAGGCAGAAAAGTTTCAGAACTTCAACCTGACAGTAACCATCTGCTGCGATGGCGATATGCAAATGAGCGGGAAAATCTTCCTTTGAACAAACGCTTGATTCGGCCATATCTCTCCTTCCAAACGAATAATTTTGTCGTTAAAAAATCAGTGCTGGAAAAAGTCAACTTCAATCCTGAATTTCAGAAGTACGGCTATGAAGACCTTCTTTTTGCAATGGATCTGAACCATGCCGGAATCCCGGTACGCCACATCGACAATCCCATCTTAAATAACGATGTGGAATCTAATGAAATTTACCTGAAAAAGGTTGAAGAATCTATTGAAAGCCTGCACAAAATGCTGGTCAATACTAAAACGGCCCCGAAAATAAAAGATGTCAAGTTAGTCAAAGCCTATCATTATCTGCATATAAGAGGTGGCGCAAGAATATTCAGGAGGTTTTTCGCCGTAAGAAAGGCAGCGATCAGAAATAAACTTCTCGAGGCTGAGTGCAGTCTAAAATATCTCGACTTCTACAAACTGGGGCTTTTAACAGAAAAATCAAAATAAAAATTTCTCAAACTTCTCTGAAATATTTTGACCTCAACGGGGCCTGTTCTTAATTTGGCAATTTAAAAATATGATGCCAGTTTACGAAAACACATAAACAACAGATTATAAAACAAAAAAATCCCACATTTCTGTGAGATTTTTCTTTATAAGTGGGTCCTGAGGGATTCGAACCCCCGACCCTCTGGGTGTAAACCAGATGCTCTGAACCAACTGAGCTAAGAACCCTTGTTTTTGGTTCGGCAAATATACGACGATTTTTTATTTCTGCAAATTTTTTTCTAAAAAATCTCCCACTACAAAGTTACTTCCACCAATAAAAATCATTTCCCCATTTTTAACATCCTGTTTTGCAGAAAGATATCCGCTTTGTACGTCATCAAAAATTTTATAAGAAATTCCGGATTTCTTTAGCTGATGTTCGTAATCATTCGGGTGACGGCCACGTTTTATTTCTGGTTTTACAAAATAATAGGTGGCATTTCCCGGAAGCATTTCCAAAACCTCGTCAATTTTCTTGTCTTTTACAAAACCTAAAATGATATGCTTAAATTTATCTACAGAATTTAATTGGCTGAATACCTGCTCAAGCCCTGCTTTATTATGCCCTGTATCGCAAATGGTGAGCGGATCCTGCGAAAACTCGAACCAGCGGCCAAGGAAATTGGTGTTTTTATGAACATTTGAAAGCCCTTTTTGTACCTGTTCCTCGCTGATATTAAATCCTGATTTCTGAAGTTCTGAAATTAGAGCAAGCACAACGCGGATATTCTTTTTCTGATAAACGCCTTTCAGGTCAGTTACCAAATCAGTTTTGATTTCCGTGGCATCAATGAACGGCGCATTATTTTCAACTGCTTTATCGTGAATGATATTCTTGGTTGCTTCGTTCTCGTCGCCAGAAATTATTGGTATATTCGGCTTTACGATTCCCGCTTTTTGTATAGCAATTTCTTCGACGGTGTCACCAAGAATATTCTGGTGATCCTGCGCAACATTTGTTATCGCAGAAACCATTGGTTTAATGATATTGGTAGCATCAAGCCTTCCACCTAAACCAACTTCAATAATTGCCACATCGACATTTAGTCTGTGAAAATATTCAAACGCCATCACAGTGGTAAATTCAAAAAATGATGGGCGAATGTCTGCCGGCAAGTCTCTCAGCTTCTGAATGAAATCATAAACAAAATCAGGTTCGGCATTCTGCCCGTTTACTTTAATCCTTTCGGTAAATTCAATAAGGTGCGGTGAATTGTAAAGTCCAACCTTGTAGCCAGCCTCCTGCAAAACAGACGCCAGCATGTTGCTGGTAGATCCTTTGCCGTTGGTGCCGCCAATGTGTACGGTCTTGATTTTATCCTGAGGATTCCCGAAGAATTCACAAAGTTTGATGATATTCTGAAGTCCGGGTTTATATGCCCGTTTTCCGTCGATTTGATAGTTGGGAGCCTGCTTGTACAGCCATTCCAGCTCGTTTTGATAGTCGTTTTTTGTCATTGTGCAAAAATGACGAAAATTTTGGTTGTACAAAGTTATTTTTTTGTTAAAAAAATCGAATTTAATGGGTAAAGTTTCCTGATCAATTTCAAATCTCATTTAAAGATGAGCAGAAGAAATCCATGCCATAAAAGATAAAATGACAGTATGAAGTTCCAGTAAAATTTTAAAAATGCTAAAAAGTAATTCTGTAGGTTCCTGTAGACGAGGTATTAGCCCGCTCCGCTTTTACATATTGCTTCACCCACGCAACGGAAGTTGAGGCTACGCACGCATCAGAAATTCCCCCGCTCCGTCTTGCGGAAATTACGTTCCCGGCTTTATCTACGGTGTAAGAAATCGTAATCATGCCGGAAGCCGAACAGTTATGCGAAGGTTGCGCACCGCCCCTTCCCATCGTGCCGGGAATAAAACCGATAAGTTTTCGGTCTACACCAATTCTGCTGTCGCCGTTTCCATCGCTGCCCAGAGGGTCTCCAGCGTTTCCGGTGGTTCCCATCGTACCTTGCGAGCCCGCGGCCTTTCCGCGGCCGCGAATTAGGTTACCGACTGCGGCCGTACCTTTGGAATCGCCCTGTCTCTTAGTTGGGGTTGTAGAAGTTTTTGTGTTGGTAACGGTTTTGGCAGTGTTTGCTTTAACTGGTGTAACTTTCGCCGCAGGCGTAGGTTTTTTTTCCACGTTTTCCACTTTTGGTGCAGCGGCCAACTTGCTGGTGCCGGTAATTATTTTCTCCTGAACAATTGGTTTTGGCTCCGGTTGCGGCTGCGGTTCCTCAACAGTTACTTCTGCCGAGGATTCCTGTGAACCGTCCTGATTTGCCGGTTCTTCGAAGCCGGCCCCGTTTTGATGGTCGCCAAAATTGATGAGCATTGTTGTCACCGGCTCCTCTTTGGGAATGAGCCTTGAAAATTTGTAAAAATAAAGCGCAAGTAAAACCAAAAGCGAAATAAGAAGAGTGATGATGGCACTTTTCCTGCGGTCGTTTTTCTCGTTATGGCTGATGGTATAGCTCATTAATCTTTCTGTACTGTGGCGATGGCTAAATTAAATTTATGTTTTTCAGCAATTTCCATTACAAAAACTACGTCGCCGTGCCTGGTGTTTTCATCGGCACGAATTGTAAAGGTTGGATTTTGCTGACCCTGAAGCGTATTCACCAAATGCTGTTCCAACTGTTCTTTTGGCACAGCTTTGTCTGCGATATAATATTTCCCGTCCGTACTGATGGTTACAGAGGTAGGATCCTGGGCACTTTGGTTTGTGGAGGCGGCCTGGGGCAGTTTTACCTCAATCGCGCTCTGGCTGATGGCGGAACTGGTAATCATGAAAAATATCAACAACAGAAAAATAATATCCGTCATTGATGCCATACTGAATTCCGCGCTGATGCGGTTTCTGCGTTTCAGTTCCATTTTACAAAGGTTTATTTAAGGTGTCTAAAAATTCATTCACATGGGTTTGAATCTTAAGAACCATTCTGTCTACCTGTGTTACCAGAAAATTGTAGAAAAAATACGCCGGAATACCCACCAACAATCCGGCTGCCGTAGTTGCCATGGCGGTATAAATTCCTGACGCCAAAAGTTTCGGGCTTACCGCTCCTGTAACATTTGAAATTTCAAAGAACGCCATAATCATCCCGATTACAGTTCCTAAAAATCCTAACATCGGGGCTGCTCCGGATGCAGAAGCCAGGATATTTAAATTTTTTTCAAATTTTGAAACTTCGAGCTGCCCCTGGTTTTGCATCGCATTCGAGATGTCGGAAATTGGCCTTCCGATCCTTGCCAGGCCTTTTTCAATCATCCTTGATTCCGGAGAATTGATAGTTCTGCAGTAATCTACGGCGGTCTGGATCTTACCTTCCTCTACGAAATCTTTAATATTTTCAAGGAAATTCGGGGTTTCTTTGGCTGCTCTTTTCAGGAAAAAATATCTTTCAAGAAAAATATAAAGCGCCAAAACGCCCAAAAGGAAAATAAGAATCATAATGACATTACCAATTATTCCGCCGCTGGTTAGGATTTCCCAAAGCGAGAAAACCTGCTTTTCCGGCTGTAACTGTACGGCATTGGTGGCAGTAGATACTACCGTTGTGCTGTCCTGCATATTTTTTTTATTTTAAATTAACGCAAAAAGCCCATAAATATTATGGCTTTGCTGGTTTTGACAAATTAAAGAATTAAAAAAAAGAATTAATCTTCATCAACCACAATTTCCTCCTGTCTGAAATCGCATTTCAGTTTGAAAGGAATCGGCTCATCAGACCCCGTGTAGAAATCATCGATATTTCCTGTCCAAATCAGTTCCAGTTCGCCTTCATCATTTACATCAAAAGAAAGTTCATTCTGGTAAAGGTAAGCTTCCTCGTCATCGAACAGATCTACCTCCGTGAAAGTTTCTTCATCAGAATCTTCTATATGAAAGGTCTTTCCCTCCAAATCGGCAGAACTGATCGGAAAATCAAATATATCTAAAGAGATTTGCGGGAAATTGTACTGTAGCGAATCATCCTCCACATGATCTAAACTGTCATCCGTAATGATCTCAACTTCGAGAAAATGCTGCTTGTTGCTGTAAACTGGCTTGCAGTAGGTATTTTTTATGTGGTATTTTAAGGTCTCGTCCGGATGATAAATTTTTAAAATCCCTTTCATTTCTTAAGGATAAAAAGTTGGGTTTAGTTATTTTGTGTGTTATTAAGCAAAGATAAAAATTTGATTTAAAGACAAAAACATTTTAAAACTTATTTTTTAAATCGAAAAATCCCTGCACTGCTGCGTTTGTGAATAATGTTTGGAAAAGGAATAATCTTTAATTTAGCGTTATCAATTTTTACCGAGATGAAAAACATACTTTATAAAACAATTTTAGCAGTTTTCACGATACTTTTCGCGGTTTCGTGCAAAAGAAAAGACTTTCCGCTTACCAAAGTAACTCCGGTTGAGGTGGATTCTATCGCAGCCAATTATTATGAGCAATACCTCAAAATGTATCCGCTGGAAGCGACCATGCAGGGTGACGACCGCTACAACGACCTTTTGCCGGTGGACATCGATAAAGATTTCATTTCCGGCGAAATTGCCTTTTATAATGATGTTCAAAAAGAACTGAAAAGCATCGATTACAACTCCCTGACCGACGATAAAAAAGTAGTTTACGATGTTCTGGATTCTACTTTGAAGGACAAAATTGAACGCTACGCCTATCACCCGGAATATATTCCTTTTACGCAGTTTGGCGGTTTGCCGCTTGATTTTCCGGTATTAGGAAGCGGTGCAGGTGCCCAGCCTTTTAAAAATGAAAAAGATTATGAAAACTGGCTGAAAAGGATGAACCAATTCCCAAACTGGATGGAAGCTGCGACCGAGAATTTCAGGGAAGGGATGAAAATTAACATGGTTTTGCCAAAAGCCCTGATTGTAAAGATGATTCCGCAGATGAGAGCGGAAGAAATTACAAGCACAGATTTTGAAAAGAATATATTTTACGGCCCCGTGCGAAATTTCCCAAAAGGAATGTCTGATGCCGCAAAAGCAAAATTCACAAAAGAATTTAAAGAAATCATCACTGGCAAAATAATTCCGGCATATACGAAAATGGGCGATTTCCTGGAAAAGGAATATTTGCCGAAAGGCCGCGACACCAGCGGATACAACGCTTTACCGAAAGGAAACGACATCTATTCTTATTACGTAAAAAGCTGGACGACCACAAACCAGACGCCGGACGAAATTCACAAAACCGGTTTGGCAGAAGTTGCCAGAATACGCGGAGAAATGGAAAAAGTAAAGCAAACTTTAGGATTCACCGGCACTTTGGAAGAATTTTTAAACCACATAAAATCTGATCCGAAAGCTATGCCCTATAAAACATCGAAGGAAGTTCTGGATGCATTTCAGGGCATTTTAACCAAAATTACTCCCAAGCTGAAAACGATGTTCAACAATACCCCGAAAACAGGTTTTGAAATCCG
The sequence above is a segment of the Chryseobacterium taklimakanense genome. Coding sequences within it:
- a CDS encoding MotA/TolQ/ExbB proton channel family protein — protein: MQDSTTVVSTATNAVQLQPEKQVFSLWEILTSGGIIGNVIMILIFLLGVLALYIFLERYFFLKRAAKETPNFLENIKDFVEEGKIQTAVDYCRTINSPESRMIEKGLARIGRPISDISNAMQNQGQLEVSKFEKNLNILASASGAAPMLGFLGTVIGMIMAFFEISNVTGAVSPKLLASGIYTAMATTAAGLLVGIPAYFFYNFLVTQVDRMVLKIQTHVNEFLDTLNKPL
- a CDS encoding DUF885 domain-containing protein, yielding MKNILYKTILAVFTILFAVSCKRKDFPLTKVTPVEVDSIAANYYEQYLKMYPLEATMQGDDRYNDLLPVDIDKDFISGEIAFYNDVQKELKSIDYNSLTDDKKVVYDVLDSTLKDKIERYAYHPEYIPFTQFGGLPLDFPVLGSGAGAQPFKNEKDYENWLKRMNQFPNWMEAATENFREGMKINMVLPKALIVKMIPQMRAEEITSTDFEKNIFYGPVRNFPKGMSDAAKAKFTKEFKEIITGKIIPAYTKMGDFLEKEYLPKGRDTSGYNALPKGNDIYSYYVKSWTTTNQTPDEIHKTGLAEVARIRGEMEKVKQTLGFTGTLEEFLNHIKSDPKAMPYKTSKEVLDAFQGILTKITPKLKTMFNNTPKTGFEIRQTEKFREASASAEYKQGTPDGKRPGIFYIPLPDPTKFNVASGMESLFLHEAIPGHHYQVSLQQENTAIPKFMRFGWIGAYGEGWALYTESLGPELGLYTDPYQKMGALSDEMLRAVRLVIDTGLHTGQMKREEAIKYFLSNVAYDEAGATAEIERYMAMPGQALSYKTGSMKIRELRDKYQKKLGKKFKLASFHDEVLSQGCLPLNVLERKMNLWAKRQEN